The nucleotide sequence GACGCGTTGGTGTTCACCCACGAACACAAAGACCACACGGCCGGTATGGACGACATCCGGGCCTACAATTTCAAGCAGCAGCAAGACATGCCCGTGTATGCCGAACCCCGGGTACTGGAGCAGCTGCGGCGCGAATACGCTTACATTTTCGCCGAAAACAAGTATCCGGGTGTACCCCAGGTGCAAACCATCCCCATCGTCGACGACAGCACGTCCTTTGATGTGCAGGGCGTACTCTTCCAGCCCATTCGGGCTTTACACTATAAGTTGCCGGTGTTGGGCTTTCGGGTTGGTGGGTTTGCGTACGTGACGGACGCCAATTTTCTGGAACCAGCATCGTTGGAACGAATGCGAGGCGCTGATATCATTGTGCTCAATGCGCTACGCCACGAGCCGCATATTTCCCACTTTTCACTTAGCGAGGCGGTAGCGGTACTCGAAGACCTCGCTCCTAGAAAGGCGTATCTGACGCATATCAGCCACCTGCTGGGCCGCCATCGGGAGGTGGAAGCTACCCTGCCAGATTTTATTAGGCTGGCATATGATGGGTTGCGGGTAGAGGTGTAAACCCAACATAATAAGTAGTAGCTGTTCTGAGCGGCATGGGCTCGTCTGTATTGGCTTGGTAGATATCCGGGAGCAAACATGTAACGGAGGGTATGCTTATCCACTGGAGTCTAGTGCGCTGTTGGTTACGCAAGGGCAACCCGTTGGCAAGACACTGAAGCTCAAGCCGGCAATGCCCTAAGATACCCCGATACTACCGCTTCGTTTTCGTCTTTGACTGCTCTCTTCTGTGCACAACAACTATTATTTCCTACGCCAGCTTGCCCCAGCCCTCACTCGTCAGTTAGTCGGCTATAGAGTAGTGACGTGCTTTTCACAGGAAAAGGACGAACTGGTAATAGGCTTGACCAATGGCACAGCGGAATTTTGGGTGCGGGCACAGCTTTCGGCCACTTTCACGGTGCTGGCTTTACCCGAAACCTTCCACCGGGCCCGCGCTAACTCCGTGGACCTATTGCCAGACCTGCTCGGCCAGGAAGTAGCGGACATCAGCGCACTCCCCAATGACCGGGTACTGCAGCTACGTTTCCAGAGCGGCGCGACACTGCTGTTGAAATTATACGGTCCCCGCCCGAACGCCATCTTCCGCCTCACCCCCGACTCGCCAGTCGAGTTGTTCCACCAGCGCTACACTGCCGACGCTGCTATTCAACCGCTAGTGGGTGCTGAGGGCAAGGACGTACTCTCTATCTCGGATGCTGAAAGCCCCAAAGAAACAGCTGATGCGCCCCTGCCAGCAAATCCGCTAAAGCGGTACCCTGCCCTGGCCGATTTGCCAACCCGCTACCTCCGCGCCCACGGTTACGACCCCGCTCCGCTAAGTGTTAAAGAGCAGTTAACCCAGGAGGTAATTACATTGCTCGAAAACCCTACTGCCTTCTATATAGTGGTGGTAGAAGGCCGTGCGCGCTTGAGTTTGCTACCTATAGGCGAGGTGGAACGCACTCTACCCCTCGACCCAATTGCTGCCCTACGCGTCTTTGTACCGCTAACACTAAGCCGTCGGGCGCACGAAACAGAGTTACGGCAGGTACGGCAGCTATTAGAGCGGCGCGCCGAAGAAGCAACGACCAGTGCCAGTATGGCTCGTACGCGCCTCTATGCACTAGAGCACACCGCTGGCTACCGCCAAACTGCTGACCTTATTATGGCCCATTTGAGCGTTATTCCAGCTGGCGCCAGCAGTGTGGAAATTGTGGATTTCTATCAAAACAATCAGCCCCGGATTATCAAACTGAAGCCCACTGAAACACCACAACGCACCGCCCAAAATCTTTACCGTAAAGCCAAAAACCAGCAGATTGAAACCCAGCAGCTAACAGAACGAATAGAGCGGCGAGAAACAGAAGCGTTGTGGTGCTTGGAACGGTTAGAAGAACTGGAAACCCTTCCCTCCGACCTACGCGCTTTACGCACTTGGCGCAAACAACACCAGTTAGAGCCAGAAACCAAGACCAAAACAGCCCAAGAATTGCCATTCAAGGTGTTCGAGGACGCCGGTTTCACCATCCTTGTTGGCCGCAACGCGCAGAACAACGATTTGCTTACGCAGCGCTACGCTCATAAAGATGACCTGTGGCTGCATGCCAAAGACGTGAGCGGGTCGCACGTGGTTATTCGGCACCGAGCGGGCCAGCCCGTACCCCAGCCCGTGATGGAGCACGCAGCACAGCTAGCTGCCTGGTACTCCCGCCGCCAGAACGACTCACTTTGCCCAGTTACGATTACACCCAAGAAGTTTGTGCGTAAACCCAAAGGCGCGTTGCCAGGACAAGTAGTTGTGGAACGAGAAAAGGTGGTGCTTGTGGTGCCAGTCAATCCGTTTGAACGAAACGGAACGTTATAACCGCAAATTAGGCCATTAAAAAAGCCCGCTTCGATTATCGAAGCGGGCTTTTCGTTGGAGTGCGCGCGGGGAGATTCGAACTCCCACACCCGAAGGCACCACCCCCTCAAGATGGCGTGTCTACCAGTTTCACCACGTGCGCAGATGACGGCAAGCACTCCTTTGTTCGTTGAAAACCGAAGCTTTCCGCTCTACTGAGGCGGTAGAGCGAGGACAAAAGTAGGTAGCTGAGGCGCTAGGTGCAAGCCCAGGAACGTATTTTTTGCTTTCCAATGCCCTCCAAGCGCCACGCAAAACTCTTTGCAGCCTCATTTTCAGTTGGAACCGCTACTTTCTTTGCCTTGAAAAAAATGAAAGAATTATTGAGTGAACTTCAGTAGCTAAGCATTGAAAGCCCCCGTTCAGCAATTTCAACTGGATTTCAGCTTGGCCTGAAACACTAACTGCCAACAAAAAACGACTCCAGTCATGATGACTGGAGTCGTTTTGCTTGATAAAGCAGATGTGGGCTAATTCACTATTCAGCACGCACGAGTGGCGTATCTACTACGTGCTCTGACACGAACCATACTTGCAATTCGTTGGTGCGCATTACGTCGCTTACTACCACGTCGTTGGTGCCGTCATCGCCAGCATCAGCGGCCGTTTTAGCAAATTCGTGGCAGTTCTTGAGGATGATTTGATGCGCTTCCAGCAAACGAGACACCTGTACAGGCGCTTCTTCCCGGTCGCGGGGTGGGCGCGGGATGCTGGTTAGTTCGGCTACGTCGTGGGCCATAGCTACGGCTACACCGCCTAAAATCTGAATGCGCTCTGCGATGATGTCAACCAAGCCGCTTTGCTCTTCATAATGCTTGTCATAGAGCAAGTGCAGCTGATAGAACGTTGGGCCCACTACCTGCCAATGGTGCTTCTTGTAGAGGTCGCGCAGCGTAATCGTGTCGGCCAACAACTGGTTGAGGTTGGTTACACTCTGCTGGCGGGTGTTGGTATCGAGCCCAATGGGCAGGCGCTGCGATACAGTACCGAATTTCTGCAGAGCTGCTGGTGCGTCGAACTGCTGGTTGAGCACTGGCTGCAACATCGGAGTTGAACGGCCGTCGGAGGCAGCCTTGTCATTGGAAGGTGCTGCCTTTTTTGCAGCAGAGGATTTTGGAGCTGCTACTGGGGCAGCGGCAGTATTGTTGGCAGGAGCTTTGGCCATGGTACCTAAAGGATTGTTATCGAAAGAACAAGCCGCAACCGAATTGCAGTCAACTGGTCAGCTTATGGTATGTCAATACGCACAAAACCACTACAGGTTAAATTTACTTTTCAAATTTTTAGGGCATTATTACAAGCTTTACAGCAATTTGGCCGGCTGAATCCAACAGAATACAGTGCGCAACAAGCATCAACTAGTACTCTGTTGGCTAACGTTTACGGATGACGTTCTTTGCGTTACCACTTACGTACATCAGCTAACCAGAAACTTGCAGCCTTATGCCTTTCCCTTTCTTTGGCGACGATAAATCAACTATTGCTAGCCTCCTGAATACCTTGCCACAGGTTGGGCGCCTAGAGTGGATCGGCTTGCGACCCGTGCGTCGGGACGCGGTGCTCTCCGTATGGGAAGCCACCGCCGAAACCGACCGACACTTGGAAGGCGACCACGCACGGCCTAAAGCTGGCGGGAAGCGCCAAGTGACCCTTATGCAGGGCGAACATCTAGCGGCAGTGGGTAGCTACCTCGGTCATGATGCGCCGGTAGATCCTGCTCGGCTGCGACGGAACCTGGTTGTAACGGGTTTAAATCTTTTGTCACTCAAGAACCGTCAAATTCAAATTGGGGAGGAAGTGGTGCTCGCCATCACAGGAGAATGCCATCCTTGCTCTCGCATGGAAGAGGAGTTAGGGCCAGGAGGCTATAACGCCATGCGTGGCCACGGAGGCTTAACCGCACGTATCGTGCAAGGTGGTGCGTTGCGGGTCGGCGACTTAGTACGGGTGGTGCCCGCTGAAAGCACTGTTCCTGATACCACAGCCGAACAGTAGCCACAGGTGAATACTAGCTTGCAGCACCAGTTGCTGCATCGTTTACATCCAGTATACGAGGTCGTAGTAGGCAGCATGGGCTGATGCTTTCAAGCTACCTATGCTCATTTTCGTGTCGGGAGTAAACGGACCAGTGGCCCCCACGTTCTTCGCTATTCAAGAAAATCCAGAAAACTACCGACATGTTTTTCACTGCTTGCATACACCCATAGCACAACAAGTACACAAATTTTACACAAGTGGTTTTTTTGTTGTTTTTTGGCATATATTCACCCAAAGCTCCGCGAACCACGTTTTCTATCTTGATTTTGTTGTTATTTCAATATAAATCTTGACTAACGTGTTCTGATAGGCCAGTTTTTTCATAGCATTTCTTTGCTCTTTCTGTAGCTTCTACCTACAATGGCCCTTCACCTATCTAGTTCTTCTTTAACTGCCACCGCCATAGCACTGTTACTGTTAAAGAGCGGGCTGCTGGCTCCTAAGAACTTGGCTAATGCTGTTATGCTGGGGTATAAACCCTCTGGTTGCAAGAAGTTGGCGCGCTTGAGCGACGTAGGCAAACGGTTCACTGAACAGCGTCATCGACGCCGAGCTGTGCCCTGCCAGGTCGCCAGCAACCGGTAGCGGTACGGCAGCGAATATCCGAAAGCCTACGGTTCTTACTCGTGATTTACTAACCATTAAAAAAGGCCCCTCCTACATAGGAGGGGCCTTTTTTAATGGTTGAACGCTAGGCACCACCTTCCATCCGCACGATACGCGGGGTGAAAGAGCCCAGCACATCTACCAGGTCCGTCTGGCTGGCCATGACGGCCCGGATGTCTTTGTAGGCTTGCGGCGCTTCATCTAGGCCACCGCCGATTAGCTCGATGTTGTGCTGCTGGAGGTAACGCTTCACTTCTGCTTCGCCTAGCTCCTGCTTGGCCCGCGTCCGCGACATAGCCCGGCCGGCACCGTGCGAGGCCGAGGCCAACGACGCGGCGTTGCCCCGACCACGAACGATAAAACCAGGGGCTGTCATCGAACCAGGGATGATACCGAGCACACCTTCGCCGGCAGGCGTTGCGCCTTTGCGGTGCACGATTACCTCGCGGCCATCTACTAGGCGCTCTTTCCAAGCGAAATTGTGGTGGTTTTCCACTTTTGCCAGGGGCCGTTCGCCGAGGGCTTTGGCCAAGCGCTG is from Hymenobacter tibetensis and encodes:
- a CDS encoding MBL fold metallo-hydrolase; protein product: MQITFLGTGTSQGVPVIGCHCAVCRSLDYRDKRLRVSVHLQTQGKSIIIDSGPDFRQQVLRERVDRLDALVFTHEHKDHTAGMDDIRAYNFKQQQDMPVYAEPRVLEQLRREYAYIFAENKYPGVPQVQTIPIVDDSTSFDVQGVLFQPIRALHYKLPVLGFRVGGFAYVTDANFLEPASLERMRGADIIVLNALRHEPHISHFSLSEAVAVLEDLAPRKAYLTHISHLLGRHREVEATLPDFIRLAYDGLRVEV
- a CDS encoding MOSC domain-containing protein, whose protein sequence is MPFPFFGDDKSTIASLLNTLPQVGRLEWIGLRPVRRDAVLSVWEATAETDRHLEGDHARPKAGGKRQVTLMQGEHLAAVGSYLGHDAPVDPARLRRNLVVTGLNLLSLKNRQIQIGEEVVLAITGECHPCSRMEEELGPGGYNAMRGHGGLTARIVQGGALRVGDLVRVVPAESTVPDTTAEQ
- a CDS encoding NFACT RNA binding domain-containing protein, whose translation is MHNNYYFLRQLAPALTRQLVGYRVVTCFSQEKDELVIGLTNGTAEFWVRAQLSATFTVLALPETFHRARANSVDLLPDLLGQEVADISALPNDRVLQLRFQSGATLLLKLYGPRPNAIFRLTPDSPVELFHQRYTADAAIQPLVGAEGKDVLSISDAESPKETADAPLPANPLKRYPALADLPTRYLRAHGYDPAPLSVKEQLTQEVITLLENPTAFYIVVVEGRARLSLLPIGEVERTLPLDPIAALRVFVPLTLSRRAHETELRQVRQLLERRAEEATTSASMARTRLYALEHTAGYRQTADLIMAHLSVIPAGASSVEIVDFYQNNQPRIIKLKPTETPQRTAQNLYRKAKNQQIETQQLTERIERRETEALWCLERLEELETLPSDLRALRTWRKQHQLEPETKTKTAQELPFKVFEDAGFTILVGRNAQNNDLLTQRYAHKDDLWLHAKDVSGSHVVIRHRAGQPVPQPVMEHAAQLAAWYSRRQNDSLCPVTITPKKFVRKPKGALPGQVVVEREKVVLVVPVNPFERNGTL
- a CDS encoding Dps family protein, with the translated sequence MAKAPANNTAAAPVAAPKSSAAKKAAPSNDKAASDGRSTPMLQPVLNQQFDAPAALQKFGTVSQRLPIGLDTNTRQQSVTNLNQLLADTITLRDLYKKHHWQVVGPTFYQLHLLYDKHYEEQSGLVDIIAERIQILGGVAVAMAHDVAELTSIPRPPRDREEAPVQVSRLLEAHQIILKNCHEFAKTAADAGDDGTNDVVVSDVMRTNELQVWFVSEHVVDTPLVRAE